In the genome of Actinomadura luzonensis, the window CGTTATCGACGACGCGGCCAAGCAATCCTGACAAAGCCTTATATCAGCCGATTGGGCGCTTCGGGTCGTGACGCGGTCACGACTGCGCATCCAACCGGACTCGGCGGCTTTCGCCGCGGGCGTCGCGGCGCGTAACTGATGGGCGGACACAAGATCCGCTCATCAGCGAACGGAGACGCCTGCGATGAACCCGATCCGTCACGTGCCCGCGCTCGCCGTCGCGGCCTGCCTGGCGCTGGCCGCGTGCTCCGCCGGCGGCGGCACCACCACCGGGGCCACCACCGGAGCCTCCGGGACCGCCTCGCCCGCGGGCCCGCGCGGCGACGGCACGCTGTCCATCGGCACGGTCCTGCCGCAGACCGGCTCGCTGGCCTACCTCGGGCCGCCCATGTACGCGGGCGTGGACCTGGCGCTCAAGGAGATCCGCGAGGCGGGCGGCGTGCTCGGCAAGCCGGTGGCGCGGGCCGACGTCGACTCCGGCGACACGACCACGAACATCGCCTCCCAGGGGGTGGACAAGCTGCTCGCGCAGAAGGTGGACGCCATCGTGGGCGCGGCCTCGTCGTCGGTGTCGGAGTCGATCATCGACAAGATCACCGGCGCGGGCGTCGTGCAGTTCTCGCCCGCCAACACCTCCGACAAGTTCACCACCATCGACGACAAGGGCCTGTACTTCAGGACCGCGCCCCCGGACAAGCTCCAGGGCCGGGTGCTCGGCGACCTGCTCGTGTCCGACGGCAACGAGACGGTCGGCGTCCTCGCCATGCAGGACTCCTACGGCACCGGCCTGGCCGACCAGGTGACCAGGACCGCCGAGGAGGGCGGCGCGACCGTCGTGGAGCGGGTGGACTACGACCCGAAGGCGGCCGAGTTCTCCGCCGACGTGGCGAAGATCAAGGCGAAGAACCCGCAGGCGATCGTGATCATCGGCTTCGAGGAGTCGGCGAAGGTGCTGCGCGAGCTCGTCAAGCAGGGGCTGACGGCGGACCGGCACCACTGGTACCTGGTGGACGGCAACATGTCCAACACCAACTACCTCAGGATGCCCAAGGGCACGCTCCAGGGCGTCAAGGGCACGCTGCCGGGAGCGGCGGCGCCGGAGGCGTTCCAGAAGCGGCTGCTGCAGATCCACCCCGACCTGCACGAGTTCACCTACGCGGCCGAGTCCTACGACGCGATGACCCTGCTCGCGCTGGCCGCCGAGGCGGCGGGCAGCGACGCGGGGGCGGCCGTCGCGGGCAAGCTCGTCGAGGTCAGCAAGGGCGGCCAGAAGTGCGCCGACTTCAAGGGCTGCGCCGCGCTGCTCAAGGCGGGCAAGGACATCGACTTCGACGGCGTCAGCGGCCCGGTCGACTTCAACGAGGCAGGCGACCCGTCCACGGCCACGATCGGCGTCTACCAGTACCGGGGCGACAACACCTTCGACGCCGGCAAGGCGGTCGAGTACCGCACCGGCAACATCGCCGGGTGAGCGTTACGCTCACGTTTCAGACATCACAAATCTGCATATAAGCCGTGTGAAAAGTGACTAACCCTCCCAATGCAGGCATGCTGAGCTCGGCAAACGCGAGGGCGGAGATCGTTCCGCCGTCGAAGACAGGGGAGTCTCTTTTCATGATCCGCATAGCTCCAGCGGGACGCGTCCTGGCCGTCGCGGCCGCGGCGAGCCTGGCCCTGACGGCCTGTGGTGGGGGCGGCGGCGACACCGCCGCGCAGCAGACGAGCACGGGCACGGCGCCGGCGCCGGCGTCCTCCGCGCCGGCGGCCGCGCAGGGCGACGGCACGCTGACGATCGGGACGGTGCTGCCGCAGACCGGCTCGCTCGCCTTCCTCGGCCCGCCCGAGTTCGCCGGCGTGGACCAGGCCGTCAAGGAGATCAACGAGGCCGGGGGCGTGCTCGGCAAGCCGGTGACCGCGATCCACACCGACTCCGGCGACACGACCACGAACATCGCCTCGCAGTCGGTGGACAAGCTGCTGGGCCAGAAGGCGGACGCGATCATCGGCGCGGCCTCGTCCTCGGTGTCGGAGTCGATCATCGACAAGGTGACCGGGGCCGGGGTCGTGCAGTTCTCGCCGGCCAACACCTCCGACAAGTTCACCACGATCAACGACAACGGCCTGTACTTCCGCACCGCGCCCCCGGACAAGCTCCAGGGCCGCGTGCTCGGCGACCTGGTCGTCAGCGACGGTAACGACACCGTGGGCATCCTCGCGATGCAGGACTCCTACGGCTCGGGCCTCGCCGACCAGATCACCAAGACCGCCGAGGAGGGCGGCGCCACCGTCGTGGAGCGGGTGGACTACGACCCGAAGGCGGCCGAGTTCTCCGCCGACGTGGCCAAGATCAAGGCCAAGAACCCGAAGGCCATCGTGCTCATCGGCTTCGAGGAGGGCGCCAAGGTCATCAACGAGCTCGTCAAGCAGGGCCTGACGGCCGACAAGGTGAAGTGGTACATGGTGGACGGCAACATGTCGAACACCAACTACCTCAAGATGCCCAAGGGCACCCTCAAGGGCGTCAAGGGCACTATCCCCGGCGCCGAGGCCCCCGACGCGTTCCGGGCCAAGCTCCTCAAGGTCAACAAGGACCTGGAGGACTACACCTACGCCGCCGAGTCGTACGACGCCGCCGTCCTCATCGCCCTGGCCGCCGAGGCGGCCAAGGACGACAGCGGCAGGTCCATCGCCGGCAAGCTGGCCGAGGTCAGCAAGGGCGGCGAGAAGTGCAAGAGCTTCAAGGAGTGCGCCGACCTGCTGAAGGCGGGCAAGGACGTCGACTACGACGGCGTCAGCGGCCCCGTCGAGTTCGACGACAACGGTGACCCGGCCGTGGCCACCATCGGCGTCTACCAGTACGGCGACGACAACAAGTACCCGGGCAAGGCCGTCGAGTACCGCACCGGCAACATCGCCGGCTGACCCGCCGCCTCTCAGCCGCCCAGGCCGCAGACCTTCTCCGCCCACCAGATGAGGCGTTCCTGCAGCGGCCTGGGCGGCACCACGATCACCACCCGCGCCTCGCCCCCGTCCAGCGAGGCCCGCACGGGGAACAGGAACGCCTTCTTGGCCTCGGCGAAGGCGTGCGGGTCGCAGCGGCCGGGGGTGAGCGCCACGCGCACCTCCAGCCGCTGCGCGCCCGGCTCCAGCGTCCCCAGCGGCCGGTGCCCGGGCGTCACGTTGTAGTGCGTCGTGCCGCCGACGTCGGTCAGCGTCACCCTGCCCTGGCCGCGCCGCGTCAGCACCAGCTCGCCCCGCATGGCCCCGTCCGACTCCGTCCACTCCGGGCCGAAGGCGATGTCGGCCGCCTGCTTGACCAGGTACTCCGAGCACTCGTCGCGCAGCAGCCGGGCCAGCAGCGGGTCCGGGTGCGGCACCCGGAAGACGACCTCGCGCGGCGGCCCGCCGCCGGTGCTGAGGTGTGCCACGACCGTCGCCGGCCGCACCTGCGGCAGCCCGCGCGGCAGGCAGTTGGCGGCGCCGTACGGGGTGGGCAGGTCGGTCCGCTCGGTGCGCCCGAGCGTGGTGTCCACCTTCTGCGGCGGGAGCGTCCTGAACGAGGCCGTGACGAGCCGCACGTCGGCGAAGTGCACCGGCGTGTCCGTGGCGTTGCGGACCGCGATCTGCAGCCGGTGCACCGGCTCGTCCGAGCGCCACTGCGCCAGCGACACCGAGACCCCCGGGGGAGGGTCGGTGGAGGGCCGGGGGGCGGGGGCGGCGCAGCCGGCGAGCAGGACCGCCGTGGCGAGGGACAGCGATAAGCGCTTCACGTGCCG includes:
- a CDS encoding ABC transporter substrate-binding protein → MNPIRHVPALAVAACLALAACSAGGGTTTGATTGASGTASPAGPRGDGTLSIGTVLPQTGSLAYLGPPMYAGVDLALKEIREAGGVLGKPVARADVDSGDTTTNIASQGVDKLLAQKVDAIVGAASSSVSESIIDKITGAGVVQFSPANTSDKFTTIDDKGLYFRTAPPDKLQGRVLGDLLVSDGNETVGVLAMQDSYGTGLADQVTRTAEEGGATVVERVDYDPKAAEFSADVAKIKAKNPQAIVIIGFEESAKVLRELVKQGLTADRHHWYLVDGNMSNTNYLRMPKGTLQGVKGTLPGAAAPEAFQKRLLQIHPDLHEFTYAAESYDAMTLLALAAEAAGSDAGAAVAGKLVEVSKGGQKCADFKGCAALLKAGKDIDFDGVSGPVDFNEAGDPSTATIGVYQYRGDNTFDAGKAVEYRTGNIAG
- a CDS encoding ABC transporter substrate-binding protein; the protein is MIRIAPAGRVLAVAAAASLALTACGGGGGDTAAQQTSTGTAPAPASSAPAAAQGDGTLTIGTVLPQTGSLAFLGPPEFAGVDQAVKEINEAGGVLGKPVTAIHTDSGDTTTNIASQSVDKLLGQKADAIIGAASSSVSESIIDKVTGAGVVQFSPANTSDKFTTINDNGLYFRTAPPDKLQGRVLGDLVVSDGNDTVGILAMQDSYGSGLADQITKTAEEGGATVVERVDYDPKAAEFSADVAKIKAKNPKAIVLIGFEEGAKVINELVKQGLTADKVKWYMVDGNMSNTNYLKMPKGTLKGVKGTIPGAEAPDAFRAKLLKVNKDLEDYTYAAESYDAAVLIALAAEAAKDDSGRSIAGKLAEVSKGGEKCKSFKECADLLKAGKDVDYDGVSGPVEFDDNGDPAVATIGVYQYGDDNKYPGKAVEYRTGNIAG